The DNA region GACGGGTCCCACGCGTGCCATGTCATCCACTAACCTCCGCCCGCTATAAATAAGCGAAACCACCGCCGGCGGGTCTCCTCCGCCGCTCTGCGCTCCCTCGACTCTCCAGCTCCAGCTCTCATCGCGTTGCGCACGGGCAAATTATAAGCCTCGGCGAGCGGCCCGCCGCTGCCAGGTCAGCGCTGGCGCCACGCCACGCTGCTTCGTCGTCGTCCGTTCTCCGGTGACCGTACGTGGGGATGAGGCAGCTGGGGCGCCGGCTCTCGCGAGTCGCggactcctcctcctcctccacctcctccccgTCGCCACCAGAGACGGCGAAGCGGCGGGGCGTCGGCAAGGCGGGCGCCGCGGTGCCGGAGGGCCACGTGCCCGTGGACGTCGTGGAGGAGGGGTCCGACGCCGAGGCGGAGCGGTTCCTGGTGCGGGCCGAGCTGCTGGGCCGCCCGGCGCTGGCCGAGCTCCTGGGCCGCGCCGCCCAGGAGTACGGGTACGGCCGCCGGGGGCCGCTACGGATCCCCTGCTCACCCGCCGCCTTCCGCCGCGCGCTCGCGAGCCTCGACGGCTCCGGCGGTGACCACGACGGCTAGGCAGAATTGCTGAATTGGACGGAAGGCGTCGGGTTACCTGGAAGGCTGGAAGCATGCATAGTGCTCGTTCTGTTGTAGCGCACCTGAAACTGAAGGTCGTCTGACTAGAAACTGAAGGCCCCGTTTGGAAACCCCTAGATTCTAAAAATCTAAAATCTAGAATCCGTTGGGCTCCCAAAAACGGGCCAGATTCACCACTGGATtccagaggggggggggggggggtgggtgaTTTTGGATTCTTGAAATCCTGGAAGCCGGAACATGGTTGCTTCCAGCAGATTTTGGTTGCTCAAATTACCGTTTTGCCCATCACGATTCCAAAAAATTACGCTAGTCTGCCATCTCTCTCCCGTATCCAATCCCCGCTCCAACTCCCCCGCCGGACCTCTGCTCCATCCCCCGCCGCCCTCTTCCCCTCCCCCGCCAGCCCCTTCTCCAACCCGCCCAGATGCTCGCAGACCTTCCCCGTCCGTCGGCGCACGCGGCCGGCTGGCTAGGAATCCGCCCGCGGCCGTCCACGAATCCCTGCCAAGCCGCCGCCCGGGCGGGTGTCCCCACGCCGGTGCCGCTCCCCGCCCCCGTGGCCGCTCCTTGCCCGCGTCCGGCCCGGCGGCAACCGCCGCTCCCCTACCGTGGCCAGCCACGCGCCGCTGCTtctttcccgcgccgctcgtcgtcCGCGTTCGGCCCGGCGCCGCGGCTTCTTGCTCGCGCGCGGCCAGGCGGCTGCGGCTCCTCGCCCGTGGCCGCTCCCCCCGCGCGGCCAGCCTGGCGCCGCTCCTTCTTGCCCACGCCCGGCAGGCCCGGTGGCGGtgccggcgccgccgctcctcACCCCGCGCGGCCAGCCTGGCGCCGCTCCTCGCCacggcgccgccgctccccgccagCTCGCCGCGCGCGACCGCCCAGGCTGGCGGTCCCTGCGCCTCCCCGCCATGTGCAGGAAGGACGGCGCAGCGAGGGAGCTAACTAACGCACCTCCTCCTGTCCTCCAGCAGAGAGAGCTCGAGGATAAGGCAGACATGGGCCAAGAAGATAACGGGGTGTTTGACACAGTGACTTAATCCGTATTATATGGGATGCTTGATGCTAATTAAAAAGACTAAATATAATTTAAATATAGAATAAATTGCGTAAACAGAGATAATTCACatacgaatctattaaacctaatt from Panicum hallii strain FIL2 chromosome 9, PHallii_v3.1, whole genome shotgun sequence includes:
- the LOC112877015 gene encoding auxin-responsive protein SAUR71-like, encoding MRQLGRRLSRVADSSSSSTSSPSPPETAKRRGVGKAGAAVPEGHVPVDVVEEGSDAEAERFLVRAELLGRPALAELLGRAAQEYGYGRRGPLRIPCSPAAFRRALASLDGSGGDHDG